Proteins encoded in a region of the Hippocampus zosterae strain Florida chromosome 11, ASM2543408v3, whole genome shotgun sequence genome:
- the b3galnt2 gene encoding UDP-GalNAc:beta-1,3-N-acetylgalactosaminyltransferase 2, which translates to MRRLALVLLPCALGVLVHLWLAQQRRSTPLEDDDKHPDGAVPSYEVLVGVLSARQHSKLRQAIRDTWLGYLHQHPHFKQRVGVKFIVGKHGCPIPEEDREDPYSCSLLNITEPEAGQDAEREIVMVSDPMALVPSDVSAVALDFKVLHPVVITRLGVFPRSTQPELKSNVTVKLLQLDQEEAIVTARFSAISTGTLVSGIWYKPVEQFILPKGFEGTLVWESSDLDVLTTVNSSCVQLNDGGGVLKFSSIAEGVLPHRSAVGFPGLAGGFTFTIYDRNGLREHLWGCPARMERHASGLRQEDAALKQESLRHDDMVFVDVVDTYRNVPSKLLQFYKWSVANIDFSLLLKTDDDCYIDVDSVLMKIEHKGLKRSHFWWGNFRQSWAVDRIGKWQELEYASPAYPAFACGSGYVVSRDLVQWLATNAQSLKAYQGEDVSMGIWMAAVGPQKYQDPSWLCEKECYLDMLSSPQHTAEELRAMWDRKRTCGDPCGCPWGQ; encoded by the exons ATGCGGAGACTAGCTCTGGTTCTTCTGCCCTGTGCTCTCGGCGTACTGGTGCACTTGTGGTTGGCTCAGCAACGGCGCTCCACGCCGCTGGAAGACGACGACAAACACCCGG ATGGGGCGGTACCGTCCTATGAAGTTCTGGTGGGAGTTTTATCAGCCAGGCAGCATTCGAAACTGCGACAAGCCATAAGGGACACCTGGTTGGGCTACTTGCACCAGCACCCTCACTTCAAGCAGAG AGTGGGGGTGAAGTTTATCGTGGGTAAACAtggatgtcccatcccagagGAGGACAGAGAAGATCCTTACTCCTGCTCCCTACTCAACATCACCGAGCCAG AGGCAGGCCAGGATGCAGAGAGAGAAATCGTGATGGTGTCCGACCCTATGGCGCTGGTCCCCTCTGATGTGTCCGCTGTCGCCCTGGATTTTAAGGTGCTCCACCCGGTGGTGATCACCAGGCTGGGGGTGTTTCCCCGAAGCACTCAGCCTGAACTGAAGAGCAATGTGACTGTAAAGCTCCTGCAGCTAGATCAGGAG GAGGCGATAGTAACTGCTCGCTTCAGCGCCATCAGCACAGGGACCCTCGTAAGCGGTATCTGGTACAAACCCGTGGAGCAGTTCATCTTGCCCAAG GGTTTTGAGGGGACGCTAGTGTGGGAGAGTTCCGACTTAGACGTACTGACCACAGTCAACTCATCATGTGTGCAGCTCAATGATGGGGGAGGCGTACTTAAGTTCTCGTCT ATTGCAGAAGGTGTACTGCCCCACAGAAGTGCTGTTGGATTTCCTGGTTTGGCTGGAGGCTTCACCTTTACCATTTACG ACAGGAACGGTCTGCGTGAGCACTTGTGGGGCTGTCCAGCCAGGATGGAGCGCCACGCCTCGGGGCTGAGGCAGGAGGATGCCGCTTTGAAGCAAGAGAGCCTTAGGCACGACGACATGGTCTTCGTAGATGTGGTGGACACCTACAGGAACGTGCCTTCCAAACTCCTTCAGTTCTACAAATG GTCTGTGGCAAATATTGACTTCAGTCTGCTCCTGAAGACTGATGATGATTGCTACATCGACGTGGACTCCGTTTTAATGAAGATCGAGCACAAGGGTCTCAAACGTAGCCATTTCTGGTGGGGGAA TTTCAGACAGAGCTGGGCAGTGGATCGCATCGGAAAGTGGCAAGAGCTCGAGTATGCCAGTCCCGCCTACCCGGCCTTTGCGTGCGGATCTGGCTATGTGGTGTCACGTGACCTGGTGCAGTGGCTCGCCACAAACGCGCAGAGTCTGAAGGCCTACCAG GGAGAAGACGTGAGCATGGGCATCTGGATGGCAGCTGTTGGACCACAGAAGTATCAG GACCCCAGCTGGCTCTGTGAGAAAGAATGCTACCTGGACATGCTGTCGTCCCCCCAGCACACAGCGGAGGAGCTGCGTGCCATGTGGGACAGGAAGAGGACGTGCGGTGACCCCTGCGGATGTCCCTGGGGACAGTAA